The Osmia bicornis bicornis chromosome 12, iOsmBic2.1, whole genome shotgun sequence genome includes a region encoding these proteins:
- the LOC114871404 gene encoding CLK4-associating serine/arginine rich protein-like isoform X1, which yields MSFSVKKTGGRMWHEARKQEKKIRGMLVDYRRRAERRRDYYEKIKSDPTQFLQLHGRPCKIHLDPAIATAGDSPANMMPWQGNEDNLIDRFDVRAHLDWIPEAPDSIDVDIALTSEDRHINYERYRIIVQNEFLGVTEEKFLHQIHLEEQFGSSTKLDSIKDKKKSCNNVAIGYNYETEEPIPETMKSLDNVVSDEKADDEDSDIDLDICVDVSQIEPSQAHEMNLVAQKYGLLGADYFSFLTQDFEEAETLRQARKQEEEKAMYSGRRSRRERRAFREKKMIGRVMSPPSYAARESPEYNPYRKSSSKSRSRSASPVNTGQITYITSFGGEEETHGSSSHVTSSNSKKINYSHLRRRRSDSPALNERIVNRKLSKSRSRSCSRSVNKSKSYRNRDRKRSTSRIRSRRTHSKHRKITRSRSRSRRSRTRSESRSRYRSFSRSRSRTVSRSKTRSRSRSRPKRSRSSSSSSGSRSKSKSRSRSRLRSKSRSRSHNRSHSRDSYRRRHYSLSKSASKSRSRTKSQSRSRSRSRSQSRCKRSRSPETKIPALPRYYGRRGKSSSSELELSDNEEKVSTTTPKPTAINTTSMNKPKAGLSTNSGGGHKSLKITPQERLKKKMQALLNRQYKADKKAEQLRIEKMEQQRQDREDEIREMSLKLRKKQRERRHRYEGHSSDSHSSVSRTPSPGRSPRIVRRERKDRDIRDFENDRERERDRERDRRDDREKFRTESRRRYRESPVRSLSPRNSRGLVDY from the exons ATGAGCTTTTCCGTGAAAAAAACAGGTGGTAGAATGTGGCATGAAGCACGAAAacaggaaaagaaaattcgtGGAATGTTAGTGGATTATCGTCGTCGAGCTGAACGTCGACGAGATTACTATGAAAAAATT AAATCGGATCCTACACAATTTTTGCAACTCCATGGGAGGCCGTGTAAAATTCATTTGGACCCAGCGATAGCTACAGCTGGAGATAGTCCAGCAAATAT GATGCCATGGCAAGGAAACGAAGACAATCTTATCGACCGCTTTGATGTGAGGGCTCACCTTGATTGGATACCAGAAGCACCAGATTCTATTGATGTAGATATTGCTCTTACTAGCGAAGATAGACATATCAATTATGAACGTTATCGTATAATCgttcaaaatgaatttttaggAG TAAcggaagaaaaatttctacaTCAAATACATTTAGAGGAACAATTCGGTTCTTCGACGAAATTAGATTCTATTAAAGACAAGAAGAAATCTTGTAATAATGTAGCCATCGGATACAACTACGAAACGGAAGAACCGATACCCGAAACAATGAAATCATTAGATAATGTTGTATCTGATGAAAAAGCAGACGATGAAGATAGTGATATTGATTTAG acATCTGTGTAGATGTATCTCAAATAGAACCATCGCAAGCACACGAAATGAATTTAGTAGCACAGAAATATGGACTCCTAGGAGCTGATTATTTTAGTTTTTTAACACAAGATTTTGAAGAAGCTGAAACGTTAAGACAAGCGCgtaaacaagaagaagaaaaagcgaTGTACTCG GGTAGAAGATCACGTAGAGAGAGACGTGCATttagagaaaagaaaatgatcgGTCGAGTCATGAGTCCACCTAG CTACGCAGCCCGAGAAAGTCCAGAATATAATCCATATAGAAAATCTTCTTCCAAGTCTCGATCCAGATCAGCATCCCCTGTAAATACTGGACAAATCACCTATATCACAAGTTTCGGTGGCGAAGAAGAAACTCATGGAAGTTCATCCCATGTTACCTCTTCCAATTCGAAGAAAATCAATTACTCTCATCTTAGGCGTCGGAGATCAGACAGTCCAGCGCTTAACGAGAGAATAGTTAATAGAAAACTATCAAAATCAAGATCCAGAAGTTGTTCTAGATCCGTTAATAAATCTAAATCGTATAGGAACCGTGACAGAAAACGAAGTACATCAAGAATAAG atCAAGAAGAACACATTCGAAACACAGAAAAATCACAAGATCAAGAAGTCGTTCAAGAAGATCGCGAACCAGAAGCGAATCTAGAAGCCGTTATAGAAGTTTCAGTAGATCCCGTTCGCGTACTGTTTCAAGATCAAAGACAAGATCTAGATCTCGCTCGCGTCCAAAAAGATCCAGAAGTTCTTCTTCGAGTAGCGGGTCTAGATCGAAATCAAAGTCAAGATCAAGATCAAGATTGCGATCAAAATCAAGGTCTAGGTCACATAATAGAAGTCACTCGAGAGATAGTTATCGCAGAAGACATTATTCTCTCTCAAAATCAGCATCTAAATCGCGATCCAGAACTAAATCTCAATCTAGATCTAGATCAAGATCCAGAAGTCAATCTAGATGCAAACGTTCTAGAAGCCCCGAAACTAAGATCCCGGCACTGCCAAG ATATTATGGTCGTCGTGGAAAATCGTCGAGTTCGGAATTAGAATTATCAGATAACGAAGAGAAAGTCTCTACAACAACACCAAAACCAACGGCTATTAACACTACAAGCAT GAACAAGCCAAAAGCAGGGTTAAGTACAAATTCTGGTGGCGGACACAAA TCACTGAAAATCACACCCCAGGAGCGGCTTAAAAAGAAGATGCAAGCTTTATTAAACAGACAGT ACAAAGCTGACAAAAAAGCAGAACAGCTTCGGATTGAGAAGATGGAACAACAGAGGCAGGATCGAGAAGATGAAATCCGAGAAATGTCTCTAAAATTACGTAAAAA aCAAAGAGAACGAAGGCATCGTTACGAAGGTCATAGTTCTGATTCACATTCCTCTGTATCACGCACACCAAGTCCTGGTCGCAGTCCGCGAATTGTGCGTCGAGAAAGGAAAGACAGAGATATAAGGGACTTTGAAAATGATCGCGAACGAGAGAGGGACAGAGAAAGGGACAGACGTGATGATAGAGAAAAGTTTAGAACCGAATCTCGTAGAAGATACAGAGAATCACCGGTTCGTTCTTTAAGTCCGAGAAATAGCcg aGGCCTAGTCGATTATTGA
- the LOC123988385 gene encoding uncharacterized protein LOC123988385 — protein sequence MSSDHAWNEPETNDTRLGMEWTRDKTLELLREYQQRRVLWDWNARGYRDRTKRKRAIQELAEILCCNTLEIEKKITNLKCQYSREVHKIQNSRDAATGPDDVYVSKWFAFKAMQFLQFGTRRYSKRKKKTEEETSKLQEEYIVSDIDPESITFIDCNEETNGSGTGSFNASLSEDAEESSSSSLKAMELYNGSLQDHYNSPIVDLDESGQTKVETTTDERKRTKEEFAKFAESIAVQLAEIPDSYSRSVAKLRINQILFEAEIGIYAQTRR from the exons ATGTCCAGCGACCACGCGTGGAACGAGCCAGAGACGAACGATACGCGCCTCGGCATGGAGTGGACCCGCGACAAAACCCTCGAGCTACTGCGCGAGTATCAACAGAGACGCGTACTCTGGGACTGGAATGCTCGCGGTTATCGGGACCGTACGAAGCGTAAACGCGCTATCCAAGAACTCGCCGAGATACTCTGCTGTAACACGCTCGAGATCGAGAAGAAGATCACCAATCTGAAGTGCCAGTATTCGAGGGAGGTTCACAAGATACAGAACAGCCGGGACGCCGCCACCGGACCCGACGATGTTTACGTGTCCAAGTGGTTCGCATTCAAGGCGATGCAGTTCCTGCAATTCGGCACGCGTAGATacagcaagaggaagaag AAAACCGAAGAGGAAACATCGAAACTGCAAGAGGAATACATAGTGAGCGACATCGATCCCGAGAGCATCACCTTCATAGATTGCAACGAAGAAACGAACGGTTCGGGGACCGGTTCTTTCAACGCCTCCCTGAGCGAGGACGCCGAGGAATCGTCGTCGTCGAGTTTGAAAGCAATGGAGCTTTACAACGGTTCCTTGCAGGACCATTATAACAGTCCGATCGTTGATTTGGACGAGTCTGGGCAAACTAAAGTTGAAACCACGACGGATGAGCGGAAGAGAACGAAAGAGGAGTTTGCTAAATTTGCTGAGAGCATCGCTGTGCAACTAGCAGAGATTCCAGACTCTTATTCGAGATCCGTGGCAAAGCTAAGGATTAATCAGATCCTTTTCGAGGCTGAAATCGGTATTTACGCGCAAACACGTCGCTAA
- the LOC114871404 gene encoding CLK4-associating serine/arginine rich protein-like isoform X2: MWHEARKQEKKIRGMLVDYRRRAERRRDYYEKIKSDPTQFLQLHGRPCKIHLDPAIATAGDSPANMMPWQGNEDNLIDRFDVRAHLDWIPEAPDSIDVDIALTSEDRHINYERYRIIVQNEFLGVTEEKFLHQIHLEEQFGSSTKLDSIKDKKKSCNNVAIGYNYETEEPIPETMKSLDNVVSDEKADDEDSDIDLDICVDVSQIEPSQAHEMNLVAQKYGLLGADYFSFLTQDFEEAETLRQARKQEEEKAMYSGRRSRRERRAFREKKMIGRVMSPPSYAARESPEYNPYRKSSSKSRSRSASPVNTGQITYITSFGGEEETHGSSSHVTSSNSKKINYSHLRRRRSDSPALNERIVNRKLSKSRSRSCSRSVNKSKSYRNRDRKRSTSRIRSRRTHSKHRKITRSRSRSRRSRTRSESRSRYRSFSRSRSRTVSRSKTRSRSRSRPKRSRSSSSSSGSRSKSKSRSRSRLRSKSRSRSHNRSHSRDSYRRRHYSLSKSASKSRSRTKSQSRSRSRSRSQSRCKRSRSPETKIPALPRYYGRRGKSSSSELELSDNEEKVSTTTPKPTAINTTSMNKPKAGLSTNSGGGHKSLKITPQERLKKKMQALLNRQYKADKKAEQLRIEKMEQQRQDREDEIREMSLKLRKKQRERRHRYEGHSSDSHSSVSRTPSPGRSPRIVRRERKDRDIRDFENDRERERDRERDRRDDREKFRTESRRRYRESPVRSLSPRNSRGLVDY; this comes from the exons ATGTGGCATGAAGCACGAAAacaggaaaagaaaattcgtGGAATGTTAGTGGATTATCGTCGTCGAGCTGAACGTCGACGAGATTACTATGAAAAAATT AAATCGGATCCTACACAATTTTTGCAACTCCATGGGAGGCCGTGTAAAATTCATTTGGACCCAGCGATAGCTACAGCTGGAGATAGTCCAGCAAATAT GATGCCATGGCAAGGAAACGAAGACAATCTTATCGACCGCTTTGATGTGAGGGCTCACCTTGATTGGATACCAGAAGCACCAGATTCTATTGATGTAGATATTGCTCTTACTAGCGAAGATAGACATATCAATTATGAACGTTATCGTATAATCgttcaaaatgaatttttaggAG TAAcggaagaaaaatttctacaTCAAATACATTTAGAGGAACAATTCGGTTCTTCGACGAAATTAGATTCTATTAAAGACAAGAAGAAATCTTGTAATAATGTAGCCATCGGATACAACTACGAAACGGAAGAACCGATACCCGAAACAATGAAATCATTAGATAATGTTGTATCTGATGAAAAAGCAGACGATGAAGATAGTGATATTGATTTAG acATCTGTGTAGATGTATCTCAAATAGAACCATCGCAAGCACACGAAATGAATTTAGTAGCACAGAAATATGGACTCCTAGGAGCTGATTATTTTAGTTTTTTAACACAAGATTTTGAAGAAGCTGAAACGTTAAGACAAGCGCgtaaacaagaagaagaaaaagcgaTGTACTCG GGTAGAAGATCACGTAGAGAGAGACGTGCATttagagaaaagaaaatgatcgGTCGAGTCATGAGTCCACCTAG CTACGCAGCCCGAGAAAGTCCAGAATATAATCCATATAGAAAATCTTCTTCCAAGTCTCGATCCAGATCAGCATCCCCTGTAAATACTGGACAAATCACCTATATCACAAGTTTCGGTGGCGAAGAAGAAACTCATGGAAGTTCATCCCATGTTACCTCTTCCAATTCGAAGAAAATCAATTACTCTCATCTTAGGCGTCGGAGATCAGACAGTCCAGCGCTTAACGAGAGAATAGTTAATAGAAAACTATCAAAATCAAGATCCAGAAGTTGTTCTAGATCCGTTAATAAATCTAAATCGTATAGGAACCGTGACAGAAAACGAAGTACATCAAGAATAAG atCAAGAAGAACACATTCGAAACACAGAAAAATCACAAGATCAAGAAGTCGTTCAAGAAGATCGCGAACCAGAAGCGAATCTAGAAGCCGTTATAGAAGTTTCAGTAGATCCCGTTCGCGTACTGTTTCAAGATCAAAGACAAGATCTAGATCTCGCTCGCGTCCAAAAAGATCCAGAAGTTCTTCTTCGAGTAGCGGGTCTAGATCGAAATCAAAGTCAAGATCAAGATCAAGATTGCGATCAAAATCAAGGTCTAGGTCACATAATAGAAGTCACTCGAGAGATAGTTATCGCAGAAGACATTATTCTCTCTCAAAATCAGCATCTAAATCGCGATCCAGAACTAAATCTCAATCTAGATCTAGATCAAGATCCAGAAGTCAATCTAGATGCAAACGTTCTAGAAGCCCCGAAACTAAGATCCCGGCACTGCCAAG ATATTATGGTCGTCGTGGAAAATCGTCGAGTTCGGAATTAGAATTATCAGATAACGAAGAGAAAGTCTCTACAACAACACCAAAACCAACGGCTATTAACACTACAAGCAT GAACAAGCCAAAAGCAGGGTTAAGTACAAATTCTGGTGGCGGACACAAA TCACTGAAAATCACACCCCAGGAGCGGCTTAAAAAGAAGATGCAAGCTTTATTAAACAGACAGT ACAAAGCTGACAAAAAAGCAGAACAGCTTCGGATTGAGAAGATGGAACAACAGAGGCAGGATCGAGAAGATGAAATCCGAGAAATGTCTCTAAAATTACGTAAAAA aCAAAGAGAACGAAGGCATCGTTACGAAGGTCATAGTTCTGATTCACATTCCTCTGTATCACGCACACCAAGTCCTGGTCGCAGTCCGCGAATTGTGCGTCGAGAAAGGAAAGACAGAGATATAAGGGACTTTGAAAATGATCGCGAACGAGAGAGGGACAGAGAAAGGGACAGACGTGATGATAGAGAAAAGTTTAGAACCGAATCTCGTAGAAGATACAGAGAATCACCGGTTCGTTCTTTAAGTCCGAGAAATAGCcg aGGCCTAGTCGATTATTGA
- the LOC114871349 gene encoding uncharacterized protein LOC114871349 has protein sequence MCDSAKKMKDSSVKNDVKNDSTDQLSRKQSTDKKKSSVKSTNEDVQRAIEGLKDIPDEELQEFLDDEDFMQGLDVVDAWEGDEEKGRETELKTTRVKEQEPRRPSRDRHRRDRKGSYNRERPKREEKKHEEIRRDPSKSTKDIERDKIRTKRDNESKLLAAKEKAIKHLLDSDNVVPPGTEVEAIQSITEKQNLEQAQMHIRRSRERRRSVDRQRGNSSRHRTPDRIRLNSPRRKSPLMLSPERCRSPFKISSERHRSPLRFSPDKRRSPRFNCTRRSPFGFSPERRRSPIRRLSWERRTSTDRRWSAERHRRRMNIHERRRSRSRDRQRSRSMERIRRKISRSPVNRRYSPRRRSRTRSRSVERRRKRSPFINELTRQFRNEAIMTSHINTGYAHPSSIDGIQQPMMNSVMYQQETERRPLLPIPPYMHQPGLPPPMPSNVTPGGPPFMNFENSSQSMNFDSVPLHPLPQTEYVSGPVMYNQPNTSTIQPPHRPPLLPAPVSSPQPEPTASTAVDHVQTYNSTHGIPSSRQSPIQNFEFPNKSKDAISPSYRERRFTDSYNGYHGSQEERLKTPEPPVISDTKQFEKTSLSSLLEASVSAKDSTSLPVLYPGFKPEILRHCEHALRELPIEDPRLKMKGRFFYDPKKKTVQSEQEVYSSNSILLQRNKSKIYWDEEEVQHPAPTKQTVQMHQKICQTDDVEISTKYVQATVTMVDFEVQVYPQDLQQAIKEEKRPIMDRLDWNMRETVDYPPKYREADDLRWSLSNSQKRTWNRTASPSRRLDDREHRPDSVSSLDHNSRNLKLGSPIRNRDNFSSHKGPGRDHYVRERYSPNYRHSLDERDDFQEIRSDHSRGESPMMLDDSADEELEHTFQRGSDWHGRPKLSRGRSSSLMKPHVYRGKHSGGRSYRGRGSFRGKF, from the exons ATGTGTGATTCAgctaagaaaatgaaagattcAAGTGTTAAAAACGATGTGAAAAATGATTCAACCGATCAGTTAAGCCGGAAACAAAGTacagataaaaagaaatcttcTGTAAAAAGTACAAATGAAGATGTTCAACGCGCGATTGAAGGTTTAAAGGATATACCGGATGAAGAACTTCAAGAGTTTCTAGATGATGAAGATTTCATGCAGGGATTGGATGTTGTCGACGCTTGGGAAGGGGATGAAGAAAAAGGACGCGAAACTGAATTAAAAACTACTCGTGTCAAGGAGCAAGAACCGAGACGTCCTTCTAG GGACAGACATCGGCGCGATCGCAAAGGATCATACAATCGTGAAAGACcaaagagagaagagaagaaacaTGAAGAAATACGACGGGATCCTTCGAAAAGCACAAAAGATATAGAGAGGGATAAGATACGTACAAAGAGAGATAACGAAAGCAAGCTTTTAGCAGCAAAGGAGAAAGCAATTAAACACTTATTAGACTCTGACAATGTTGTACCTCCGGGTACAGAGGTTGAAGCTATTCAAAGTATTACAGAGAAACAAAATCTGGAGCAAGCACAGATGCATATCCGTAGAAGTCGTGAACGACGTAGAAGCGTAGATCGTCAAAGAGGGAACTCGTCGCGACACAGAACTCCGGATAGAATAAGATTAAATTCTCCTCGACGAAAATCTCCATTAATGTTAAGTCCAGAACGGTGTAGAAGTCCTTTTAAAATAAGCAGCGAAAGACATCGGAGTCCGTTAAGGTTTAGCCCTGATAAGAGAAGAAGTCCAAGATTTAATTGCACCCGCAGAAGTCCGTTCGGTTTTAGTCCAGAACGACGAAGAAGTCCTATCAGACGACTCAGTTGGGAAAGAAGGACGAGTACGGATAGAAGATGGAGTGCTGAACGACATAGAAGACGTATGAATATTCATGAACG CCGAAGAAGTCGGTCCCGGGATCGGCAACGAAGTCGCAGTATGGAACGtattagaagaaaaattagcCGGTCACCGGTTAACAGACGTTACAGTCCTCGACGTCGCAGTAGAACACGAAGTAGATCAGTGGAACGTCGAAGAAAACGATCGCCTTTCATTAACGAACTTACAAGACAATTTCGAAACGAAGCTATCATGACATCTCATATAAACACTGGATACGCGCACCCTTCGTCAATAGATGGTATACAACAACCTATGATGAATTCGGTTATGTATCAGCAAGAAACAGAGCGCAGACCATTATTACCAATACCACCTTACATGCATCAACCTGGATTACCACCGCCTATGCCATCAAATGTAACACCTGGTGGACCACCATTTATGAACTTTGAAAATTCGTCTCAGTCAATGAATTTTGATTCTGTACCGTTACATCCGTTGCCTCAGACCGAATACGTTTCTGGCCCGGTGATGTACAATCAACCAAATACTAGTACAATTCAACCTCCTCATCGACCACCGCTTCTACCGGCACCAGTTTCTTCACCACAGCCCGAACCTACAGCCTCGACAGCTGTGGATCATGTACAGACATACAACTCAACGCATGGCATTCCTTCGTCTAGACAGTCTCCAATACAGAATTTTGAATTTCCAAATAAATCTAAGGATGCTATATCTCCAAGCTACAGGGAACGCAGATTTACGGATTCTTATAATGGATATCATGGTTCGCAAGAGGAACGATTGAAGACACCCGAACCACCAGTCATCTCCGACACAAAA cAATTTGAAAAGACGAGTTTATCGAGTCTACTGGAAGCATCTGTTTCCGCTAAAG ATTCAACTAGTCTACCAGTTTTATATCCag GATTCAAACCGGAAATATTACGACATTGTGAACACGCATTACGTGAACTGCCTATTGAAGATCCTCGATTAAAAATGAAGGGGCGATTTTTTTACGATCCAAAGAAGAAAACTGTCCAAAGTGAGCAGGAAGTATATTCCTCAAATTCCATACTTCTACAAAGGAACAAAAGCAAAATATATTGGGACGAGGAAGAGGTACAACATCCTGCTCCTACGAAACAGACTGTACAAATGCATCAAAAGATCTGTCAGACCGACGATGTAGAAATAAGTACGAAATACGTTCAAGCAACCGTTACTATGGTAGATTTCGAAGTACAAGTTTATCCTCAAGATTTGCAACAAGCAATTAAGGAAGAGAAAAGACCTATTATGGATCGTTTGGACTGGAATATGCGTGAAACAGTTGATTATCCACCCAAGTACCGGGAAGCCGATGACTTAAGGTGGAGCTTAAGTAATTCTCAAAAACGAACATGGAACAGAACAGCGTCTCCTTCGAGACGGCTCGACGATCGTGAACATCGCCCCGATTCTGTATCTTCATTAGATCATAACTCAAGAAATTTAAAGTTAGGATCACCGATAAGAAATAGAGATAACTTTTCAAGTCACAAAGGACCTGGCCGGGATCATTACGTTCGTGAAAGATACTCGCCAAACTATAGGCATTCTTTAGACGAACGTGATGATTTCCAAGAAATCAGAAGTGATCATAGCCGTGGGGAAAGTCCGATGATGTTAGATGATTCTGCAGATGAAGAGTTGGAACATACATTCCAAAGAGGATCCGATTGGCATGGAAGACCGAAATTGTCAAGAGGTAGATCAAGTTCTTTGATGAAGCCGCATGTGTACAGAGGAAAGCATTCGGGAGGAAGATCCTACCGTGGCCGTGGAAGTTTTCGTgggaaattctaa
- the LOC114871404 gene encoding CLK4-associating serine/arginine rich protein-like isoform X3: MSFSVKKTGGRMWHEARKQEKKIRGMLVDYRRRAERRRDYYEKIKSDPTQFLQLHGRPCKIHLDPAIATAGDSPANMMPWQGNEDNLIDRFDVRAHLDWIPEAPDSIDVDIALTSEDRHINYERYRIIVQNEFLGVTEEKFLHQIHLEEQFGSSTKLDSIKDKKKSCNNVAIGYNYETEEPIPETMKSLDNVVSDEKADDEDSDIDLDICVDVSQIEPSQAHEMNLVAQKYGLLGADYFSFLTQDFEEAETLRQARKQEEEKAMYSGRRSRRERRAFREKKMIGRVMSPPSYAARESPEYNPYRKSSSKSRSRSASPVNTGQITYITSFGGEEETHGSSSHVTSSNSKKINYSHLRRRRSDSPALNERIVNRKLSKSRSRSCSRSVNKSKSYRNRDRKRSTSRIRSRRTHSKHRKITRSRSRSRRSRTRSESRSRYRSFSRSRSRTVSRSKTRSRSRSRPKRSRSSSSSSGSRSKSKSRSRSRLRSKSRSRSHNRSHSRDSYRRRHYSLSKSASKSRSRTKSQSRSRSRSRSQSRCKRSRSPETKIPALPRYYGRRGKSSSSELELSDNEEKVSTTTPKPTAINTTSMNKPKAGLSTNSGGGHKVITENHTPGAA; this comes from the exons ATGAGCTTTTCCGTGAAAAAAACAGGTGGTAGAATGTGGCATGAAGCACGAAAacaggaaaagaaaattcgtGGAATGTTAGTGGATTATCGTCGTCGAGCTGAACGTCGACGAGATTACTATGAAAAAATT AAATCGGATCCTACACAATTTTTGCAACTCCATGGGAGGCCGTGTAAAATTCATTTGGACCCAGCGATAGCTACAGCTGGAGATAGTCCAGCAAATAT GATGCCATGGCAAGGAAACGAAGACAATCTTATCGACCGCTTTGATGTGAGGGCTCACCTTGATTGGATACCAGAAGCACCAGATTCTATTGATGTAGATATTGCTCTTACTAGCGAAGATAGACATATCAATTATGAACGTTATCGTATAATCgttcaaaatgaatttttaggAG TAAcggaagaaaaatttctacaTCAAATACATTTAGAGGAACAATTCGGTTCTTCGACGAAATTAGATTCTATTAAAGACAAGAAGAAATCTTGTAATAATGTAGCCATCGGATACAACTACGAAACGGAAGAACCGATACCCGAAACAATGAAATCATTAGATAATGTTGTATCTGATGAAAAAGCAGACGATGAAGATAGTGATATTGATTTAG acATCTGTGTAGATGTATCTCAAATAGAACCATCGCAAGCACACGAAATGAATTTAGTAGCACAGAAATATGGACTCCTAGGAGCTGATTATTTTAGTTTTTTAACACAAGATTTTGAAGAAGCTGAAACGTTAAGACAAGCGCgtaaacaagaagaagaaaaagcgaTGTACTCG GGTAGAAGATCACGTAGAGAGAGACGTGCATttagagaaaagaaaatgatcgGTCGAGTCATGAGTCCACCTAG CTACGCAGCCCGAGAAAGTCCAGAATATAATCCATATAGAAAATCTTCTTCCAAGTCTCGATCCAGATCAGCATCCCCTGTAAATACTGGACAAATCACCTATATCACAAGTTTCGGTGGCGAAGAAGAAACTCATGGAAGTTCATCCCATGTTACCTCTTCCAATTCGAAGAAAATCAATTACTCTCATCTTAGGCGTCGGAGATCAGACAGTCCAGCGCTTAACGAGAGAATAGTTAATAGAAAACTATCAAAATCAAGATCCAGAAGTTGTTCTAGATCCGTTAATAAATCTAAATCGTATAGGAACCGTGACAGAAAACGAAGTACATCAAGAATAAG atCAAGAAGAACACATTCGAAACACAGAAAAATCACAAGATCAAGAAGTCGTTCAAGAAGATCGCGAACCAGAAGCGAATCTAGAAGCCGTTATAGAAGTTTCAGTAGATCCCGTTCGCGTACTGTTTCAAGATCAAAGACAAGATCTAGATCTCGCTCGCGTCCAAAAAGATCCAGAAGTTCTTCTTCGAGTAGCGGGTCTAGATCGAAATCAAAGTCAAGATCAAGATCAAGATTGCGATCAAAATCAAGGTCTAGGTCACATAATAGAAGTCACTCGAGAGATAGTTATCGCAGAAGACATTATTCTCTCTCAAAATCAGCATCTAAATCGCGATCCAGAACTAAATCTCAATCTAGATCTAGATCAAGATCCAGAAGTCAATCTAGATGCAAACGTTCTAGAAGCCCCGAAACTAAGATCCCGGCACTGCCAAG ATATTATGGTCGTCGTGGAAAATCGTCGAGTTCGGAATTAGAATTATCAGATAACGAAGAGAAAGTCTCTACAACAACACCAAAACCAACGGCTATTAACACTACAAGCAT GAACAAGCCAAAAGCAGGGTTAAGTACAAATTCTGGTGGCGGACACAAAGTCA TCACTGAAAATCACACCCCAGGAGCGGCTTAA
- the LOC114871407 gene encoding INO80 complex subunit B, with translation MGKTKDASSEEDMTIETNDVSPQKRHKKHKHKKHKKKKATHDGNENFNDATVETEKKKTFRVKMKKDDDKSSEKSREKMQKVSNLSIAGSSAMPSPKAPTKKKVPKSNKGKDSGTSSEEERWLDAIESGKLEEVDDELKKIKPKDPKLMTARQRAMFERKTDTEANPGVEQLMSLPTGYKEKVMTAEAIQKAALKSLKRKQLADEKREKDKKKTMERLLKKQESKASKVISKGKPSRRQVPLITYRLTLEGSSISLPAGEDFPLQPAQVKEPSMQVLCGVNQCKNPKKYSCSKTGVPLCSLECYKVNLSTPV, from the exons ATGGGTAAGACGAAAGACGCTAGCTCAGAAGAAGATATGACTATAG AAACTAATGATGTGTCTCCCCAAAAGAGGCATAAAAAACATAAGCATAAAAagcataaaaagaaaaaggcaACACATGATggcaatgaaaattttaatgatgCTACTGTTGAAactgaaaagaagaaaacattcagagttaaaatgaagaaagacGATGACAAAAG TTCAGAGAAATCTcgtgaaaaaatgcaaaaggTATCCAACCTAAGTATTGCAGGTTCAAGCGCTATGCCATCACCGAAAGCTCCCACAAAGAAAAAGGTTCCAAAGAGCAATAAAGGTAAAGATAGTGGTACTAGCAGCGAAGAGGAAAGATGGCTCGATGCAATAGAATCTGGGAAATTGGAAGAA GTTGATGAtgaattgaagaaaattaaaccaAAAGATCCTAAGTTAATGACAGCTCGACAAAGAGCCATGTTTGAAAGAAAAACTGATACTGAAGCAAATCCTGGTGTTGAACAGCTGATGTCCTTACCAACAGGATACAAGGAAAAAGTTATGACAGCTGAGGCTATACAAAAGGCTGCTCttaaatcattaaaaagaaaacaactTGCTGAtgagaaaagggaaaaagataAG aaaaaaacGATGGAAAGATTGCTGAAAAAACAAGAATCTAAAGCTTCTAAAGTTATTAGCAAAGGTAAGCCTTCTAGAAGACAAGTTCCTTTGATTACATACCGACTAACACTCGAAGGAAGCTCGATATCTTTACCAGCTGGGGAAGATTTTCCTTTACAGCCTGCACAGGT GAAAGAACCATCAATGCAGGTTCTCTGTGGTGTAAATCAATGCAAAAATCCAAAGAAATATTCGTGCTCTAAAACGGGAGTGCCTTTGTGCAGTTTAGAATGTTATAAAGTTAATTTATCAACACCTGTAtga